Sequence from the Ascaphus truei isolate aAscTru1 chromosome 3, aAscTru1.hap1, whole genome shotgun sequence genome:
TCCCTTCAGAAATGTTTTACCTTTGCTGCCTCATTAACAGAGGTCAAGGGTCATAGTTATTTGGAGGTGGGTGGTCTGTGTGAGTATAAGGGGGGAGTAATTGGCTATGAATATATTTAACTTACTTGTGAGGACACTTTGGAAAGCATTGTGCTTCCACAATTTGtgcaaaaaacatagattgtgtgCTTTACGGAGTTTTTACGCATTAAGGATTTTTCTAAGGTTAGAGCAAGAGAAAACATATATATTGATTATAGCCCTGCTGTAGGATAATTTAAATGAAGCTTAAATGTCTTCTCTCAGATATGTTCcctcaaataaatatatatctatctatatatatatatatagatagatatatatttatatatatatacatacatacaatttcattttttacaatgaatGGTTTTACAATGAATGAAGTAGTATTTTTTTCTTCTAGATTACCAACCCAGTTAAAGCAGTAATTGCTCCCCAAATAATGTATTTTTGGGTTATCTGGAGCAGAACCATGGCAAACAGACCTCAGGGGAACCCCTGGTTGCCAACATCtttaatatttttaatttttgccAGTAAAAATGTCGATATCTGTAGGGTCATCCAATCAGAAGCTGCAATGTCACCTAACAAGCTTTTTATTGGCCACCAAAGTTAGGCTGGACacagtggccatattgtttctcccGGACAAGAATTCTAGCAAGGGAATTTCAAAATGAACGCTTTCAGGAACCAGAGGTCCATTTCGCTTGAAGTGTTATTGTTTAGCTCAAAAAGGTAAAAacatagaaatatatattttttaaaagcaaCACAGATTGCTGTTTTAAGGGCCTAGTACAAGCTCCTTGTGAATATGGACAAGATACTTTGAATCCCTGACATCAAAATTAGACTGCAAACCCTTTGGTCATCATTCACTGGGCCAATAAATGATATAAATACATAACTGAGTGCACTGTTAGTACTATGTAAGAATACTATTTAATATCTCTTCCAGGTATGCTGTCAGAAGGATATCTTAATGGAATCCAGTACTGGTATGAAGATAATATCAATATATTCCATCAGGAGAGACTGGCTGAAGCATCAGAAGAAATGTCCGGTGTATGTGGTCTAAATTATTCTTCTGTGTCTGACACAAGAAGAAGGAGTTTTTTTTACAAGTTCACTTCTTTAGGAAAGTACACTCCACGTATTCGATCAAAGGAAACAACAAGTAGCAGATTACAAAGAAATATGCAGCAAGAGGTTGAAAACCTGATGTTTGACAGGGAAACGTCATCCACTGTAGAGATAACTGGAGGTTCAAATTTAAACAAAGAAAAGTATTTGGTCCCATCGTCCTGTAAAAATATCTGCAAAGACTATAATGATTTGCATATagctggggaccaagtgatggcCATGAACTCTGTAATGAGTGACTTCACCTGCAAAAGCAGCTTTGAATTTGGTGAAGGCCCATTTTTAGAGTCTTCCCAGATTCCACCCCCTATGGAGTCCATATGTGTAGTGGCCAATGATGTGTCCAGTAAACCCACAAAAGGGGACTCATCCTGTTGGAGAGTGGGTAGTATAAGGGACAAAAGTATCATGCAACATCAACAGCCACTCTCCAATGCTGTACTAAATGAGTACTTGGAGCGGAAGATCATTGAGCTCTACAAGCAGTATATAATGGACAGCAGCATGAACTGCAATACGTCTCCCACTCATATTATGGCTTCAGAGCTCATCATGAACAACGTGGAGCAGCTCAGCATGCGGATATCACGGGAGCAAAATATGGAGACCACCAAAGCCAAAGATATGGTCATAAACTGTCTGCTAAGACTAGCCAGTGAGAGGCAATCCAACGAAATCAGCACTCCTCATCTGCAGATCTCATCAGATGAAGCATGAATCAGTTGTCTAGTTGTAACCTGTTATTATTTCATTGAATTTAGTTTATTATGATGAAACTGCACCAATTCCTagtttatattttaaaaaaaatacatttatactgTAAGACTAAGAAAGAGTAAAGATTTATTTTTCATACTTTAATGTTTTAAAACGGGGAACTTTTTCTATACAAAATAAGATGGATcccagaagaagaaaaaaactgtTAATTTGTTACAGGAGTAAAATAAACTGATATCATTTACGCCCAAATTTGGCATGTTGTAAACCCGCTTCCCGTGCTGGAGAAGCACCGAATGGACCTGAACTCTTCTCTAACACGATGAAAAACAGCTTTACATCTTAACAAATAAGGCCTTTAATGtggaaagacatactgtacacatgttTCTGTCGTCATTTGCTGATATTTTTCAGGGGTGCAGACAAAGTATAGTTTATgtacaaatatttttaaaaagaGTGCGTTATGTACATAGCTTTATATTGTCTGCATTGTTTAATGAGTATAATGCTTCATTAATATGTTTTGATTAAAAGAAAAGGGCAAATGCACAAATAATCTCTTGTAACTGTAGGATTGAGAGTTGCTGTAATTACAGAAGAACactttaagtagaaatgtttggGAATAGTGAAAGTGCACAAGGCAGCATGACAAGGTGAACAACCTAGGGAGGTACATGCAACACAGAAAATACCTATTTGATGCTGATATGTGTTGTATCCAGGGCTgtagacagatttcccagggcccaggactagagttatgaatgggcccctcccctgtgtcagCGGTCTTGTGTACCCCCCGCCCATTTCACACCTCGAGACCCcactcctctatccccccctcttcccatatatttctctcacctccatctcactcccagcccctgtctcactcactcccccctctcccctctcttacaccccctttctcctctcactctctccctcccctccatcaattaccccactctcactcaatccagcTCCCTCAATACCCCTGtgcacactcattccctcctgccatggcaccacacacacaatccccccccaaatatatacaacccccaaatacatacaaaataaatgcacactccaaatacatacaaaaatacccGCACTCCGCAAACACATACAACCCCCATCCCTCAAACACATACAACCCccatccctcaaatacatacaacccccatacccccaaacacataaaaaaacagcccccaaatacatacaaactccccccacccccaaatacatacaaaaaaactatTACATACAAATCCTCcacacccctcaaatacatacagagcccaccctcaaatacattaaaaaaaacatctcccaaatacatacaaaaccctcaccacccaaatacataaaaaaagcgCCCACCAATTACATACaaaccaccccccatcccccaaatacatacaaccccgaTACCCCCAAAACCATACAAAAAacctcatccccaaatacatacaaactccccccacccccaaatacatacaatggccccaccccccaccccaa
This genomic interval carries:
- the TASL gene encoding TLR adapter interacting with SLC15A4 on the lysosome, yielding MLSEGYLNGIQYWYEDNINIFHQERLAEASEEMSGVCGLNYSSVSDTRRRSFFYKFTSLGKYTPRIRSKETTSSRLQRNMQQEVENLMFDRETSSTVEITGGSNLNKEKYLVPSSCKNICKDYNDLHIAGDQVMAMNSVMSDFTCKSSFEFGEGPFLESSQIPPPMESICVVANDVSSKPTKGDSSCWRVGSIRDKSIMQHQQPLSNAVLNEYLERKIIELYKQYIMDSSMNCNTSPTHIMASELIMNNVEQLSMRISREQNMETTKAKDMVINCLLRLASERQSNEISTPHLQISSDEA